AAGGCTGCGGAATTATTTAAAAAGCAGGGAGATACGGTATGGTATCAAAAGTCTTTGGATTTGATTAAGAAATATCAACAAGAATGATGATGAGGACTATATTCATCAGCACTTACTTGGGTGTCATATTTAAAGAATGGTGCGTGACGCCACAAGTCAAGTAAGCTGCGTACAATATTTATCGAACCGTCACGCACCCTACGATTAAGCTAGCACAGCTTTGGCGGGGTGGGGTTCTTCAGGTTTAGTAAGTAATTAAGCTGACATGATATAACTCAATTTCACAAATTAATTAATATCAAATGATGTAACCATTTCTTCCACCTTGGGCAAAAACTTGTCATATACCCCAACTTCAGCCGCATAAGTAATATAATAAGCTCGATTATTTCTCAGCGTCCCAATTTCCATAACCTTTAAATTACATTGCCCGTCTTGTCGTTGATAAACTAACTTATAAGCTTTGAAACTTGACAAAGTAGTATTCGCCTTTGAGTTATCAGTCACTTGGGAATTGGGATTATTGCCCACAATTTTCTTCTTAGCTGTATCCTCCTTGTATTCATCTAAAGACTGTACCTGCTTTAAAGAATCAACATTAATTGTTATCTCAACAGGACAGTTATTTGTTGGTTTTTCAACCTTGGGAAAGAATCTAGCTACCTCACCAAAACCATTTTGAGTTTGTTTTGACCAAGATTGGGGATATTTTATCTCTACTTTCAAATCAGGATTTTTATACTGCAAGAGTGGTTCTTTGGAAGTTTGGATAACCAAGAGAATCACTCCACCAATCACTGCGACAGCAAGTGGAGCAACAAATAGTTCAACAAATTTTTTCATCATTGTCCCAACTGCTTGATAATTTGGTAACGTCCACCTAGCTTTTGACCCAGCATTTAATTTCCCTCGCAGGAATTGGTTGCTTAAGGGTTATTTTAAGTGGATTTTGCTACCTAATGTCAAGTGGTATTGCTTGCAAATGTCATTTTGTCTTAGGGGTTTAGCACTGCTAAACCCTGCATAGCGTGGTACCTGCATAGCGTGGTATTAGTTACAAATGTCATTTCGTCGTAGGGGTTTAGCACTGCTAAACCCTGCATAGCGCGGATCTATTTACCATCAAAGTAATGATTAATCAAAGCGTGAAACTCAGGATTTTGGTAAATGCATACAATGATTATAGCAGTTATCGGTTGAGTCCAATACACTCGTAAGGGCACAGCAGTGCTGTGCCCCTACACGCGACTATCTAATTTTGTATTGCATCCAACTGAGAACCGCTATAATTTAGACAGTGCGTAAGTCCTAAGATATTAGGTTTACGGTTATATAAATGTCAGATGCTGCTATAATAATCCATCCATTAATTGCATCACTTTGATTGCTCCTGGTGATAAATCCCCTGGTGTAGTAAGTATCAATTGTTTTTCTAATAAACCCTTGAGGGAAATAAGTTTAAGGCTATTTTCTGCCAGAGTTTGAGCGATCGCATCCGCTGCTGGTAAATACCCAATCGCCCCCAAATCTGACAACACTGCGCGACGTAGCTGCAAATCGTCATTAGCCAGTGCTTGTGTGAGGCGATCGCCATACTGATTCGATGACGTTAGCTGATACATTGCCCGCGCTGCAGCATACTGTATCCGGGGAATAAAATGATCTAAAAATGGTTGAATCACCAAAATTGCATCGATAGCCCCCAAGGTTCCCAATGCTTCGATAATCGAATCGAAGGGTTGACTAAGTTGGGGCGGTTCTGGTGCGGGTAAAGTTCCGGGAATTTGATTATTAAGTAACTCGATTAGCCTGGGAATACAAGAGGAGTCGCCTAACATTTCCAGAGATTGGGCTGCGGCTTCCCGCACGTAGAAATCAGAGCATTCCAACGCTCGAATTAATGCCGACACTGCGCGTCTTTCCCCTAATTTCCCCAATGCTCTGGCTGCATTCCGTCGTAGGGGATAACCACCAGCATGGGTGCGATCGTCTTCGTCTTCTAAGGCTGTAATTAATACATCAATGGCTTCTGGAGCATCCACCCGAAAGCGCCCTAACCACCAAGCCGCATACACCCGCAATCCCAAATCTTCACCTTGGAGATTGGCGATCGCTTGTTCTACAGTTAATTGACCATCATCCTGGATATTAGCTTTGTTTTCCATAGTCTTGTATCTTTGTGTCTTCGTGTCTTCGTGGTTTAACTTTTAACCACCAAGGCACAAAGACACAAAGTCTTTTCAAGTCAGAATTAGCTTAATGCGTTGATAGCGTAGTCGATGTAGGAGTTTGCTTCAACAGCGGGGTCGCCACTCAAACCGTGGTTAGCTTTGATATACTTCAGAGCTTCAATATACCAGCTGGGAGATAGATCAAAGGTGCGGTTGATTTCAGCGATACCACTGATTAAGTAGTCATCCAATGGACCTGTACCACCAACAACTAGGCAGTAAGTAACCATGCGGAGGTAGTAACCGATGTCACGCACGCACTTATCTTTGCCAGTTTGAGTAGAAGCAAAGTTAGGACCAGAGGTGGTGGTGGTGTAGGGGTATTTGCTGTAAACAGCATTAGCAGCACCAGAAGCCAGGGTAGAAGCTTTTGAACTTAATGTTTTTGCAGCTTCTAGACTTGCTTTAGCTTTGCCGAAACGACCAAATGCGGTTTGGATTTCGGTGGAGCTGAGGAAGCGTCCTTGGGAATCAGCAGCAGCTACTGCTTCGGTCAAAGGGGTTTTCATGTCAGGTTTTCTCCCTATAATGTTGGTTGAAATAGCTTGTAGGAATTGTTTCAGCTATCTGAAACTGAGCAAAAATTCGATGAATCGCGCTTTTACGCAACTGCAGAAGCCGCTCTATCAAAATAGCTGGCTACTTCAGACATTAGGCTGGCACAATCGCCTCTGGTGATACCATTGTTGTCGCCAGCAATAGCGATCGCATGATCTTTCATTTTTTGAACACCAACTGCTACGGAAGCACCGGGGGTTCCTAGAGCCAAATAGGTTTCTCTCAAACCGTTGAGGCAGCGATCATCTAGAATGCTGGCATCTCCAGAGAAAATAGCATAGGTGATGTAGCGTAAGATGATTTCCATGTCGCGTAAACAAGCAGCCATGCGACGGCTGGTGTAAGCATTACCACCAGCAGCAATCAACTGGGGCTGTTCTGCAAACAGAGAACGAGCTGCATTTGCCACAATTGTGGAAGAATTGCCGGTAATGCGGTTTACAACGTCCATCCGCTTGTTGCCATCAGCAACAATAGCACTCAAAGCATCGATTTGAGAAGGACTCAGGTATTCACCCCGTGCATCAGCTTGGGAGACTACTTTTGCAAATGCGTCAAACATACACTCAATCTCCTAATTTGTTTAGCCGAGTATGGCTTGGATTATTAAGTTCTTCTTTGTTGTTTATACTATATCGTTGAATCATTTGTTTATTACAAATTGTCAAGCAGATGATGGTATGAGTTTAAATGTTTGTTTATCAGCCTTTTTGTGCTGATTACTGTGAATTTATCTTCTTAGCACTGATTAATCAGTATTCGGTAGCGTCTATCTGCCTCTAGCGGCACTATAGCCAGATATTCTTGAATATACGCTCAAGCGAAAAATGATAGAAAATATGAAGAAATATTAACAGCCTGAGTTTTGCCTACCCTGTCTTTTCCTGTCGGAGACTTACTCGGCATGGGGCATGGGGCATGGGGCATAGGGCATAGGGCATAGGGCAGGAAAAATTAACCAATGCCCTATTCCCTATCCCAGATCTCCACGAATAGGCTAGTGTGTAAGTCCTGGGACTAAGTAGCAACTTAGGTTATCAGGATTTAGTTGCTGTCCAATTTTTCTTGAGCAGTGCGAGAAAGGTGGCAATACCTTTAGAAAATCCCGGCGGATCTGGCAACACATACTCTGGGAACTCTTCATAGGGAAGCCACGGCTCCGATGAATTATGCCGCAGGTACAAAACGCGATCGTCCCCTTCTAGTTTCCAGAGCATTTGACCGCCGGTGGGAATTTCAGCCATGTCTTTCTCCTATTGTGCAAACAAAAATACTTAGTCAACCGCTAAGAGGGGTCTGGTGGGAGTACCGCAGTTAAGATGGGTGGTTTATTTACGCCGTGCAGTTCCATAGCAGCAGTAGACGATTTCTAATACTTTGACATACTCCCCGCCCTAAAAGGGCCCAGATTCTGGAGTCAAACAGCAATTGCTGGCTCTTGCCAGTCTAACATCACCTAACCCAATGGTTGATGCCCCAACCATTTGAATATTTCTCGCGGCGTTTTCATCACGTCCATTAATTGATTGACAAGACGGACAACGCCACTGTCTTATGGATAAATCTAGATTTTCTAAAATATGCCCACAATGAGAACAAGTTTTACTAGATGGATACCATTGATCTATATAAACAAGTTGTTTGTTTTTCTTTTTAGTTACCCATGACAATATTTGGATAAATTCTCCAAAAGCTACATCTGATATTTTTCTACCCCAAAGACGTTGCATACCTTTGAGGTTTAGGGTTTCAAAACATAAAACATCAAACTTGTCTGTCAATTCATGAGCTAATTTCCAGAACCAATCACGTCTGCGGTTACAAACATTTTCATGTTGACGAACTAAATTCTTTCTAGCTCTTTCACGATTATTTGACCGTTTTACCTTTTTGGAGTGGTTCTTACTAGCTTTCTTAATAGCATTCAGAGATTGCTTGAGAAATTGTGGAGAATCAATTAAAGTTCCATCAGAGCAAGTTAGAAATGTCTTCAATCCGAAATCAAACCCCGCTATTTTACCAGTCGTTGATTTAATTTCTGGTTCTAACTCATTATTAACTACAATCACCATAAATAACTCACCTATTGCAGTGCGTTTAATGGTTAATGTTTTAATTTTGCCCTCTACTTCTCTAGATTTCCAAAATTGATAAACTCGATTGGCAATTTTAATTCTATTCCCACTTAAGAGTTTATAACCTGCTTGTTTAAGCGTGAATGATTTGTATTTTTTAACCTTTTTAAAACTCGGTGGTCTGACTCCTTTCTTATTATGTTTAAAAAATAATTGGTAGGCTTTCTCTATGCGTTGACAGATATCTTGCACTGCTTGAGAACCTATTGATTGCCAAAATTGATGCCGTTTTCTTAATTTGGCAATATGAGACTGGAGTTTTGCACAGTTTAAGTGTTTGCTCCACATGCGATAGTACCGTTTATGTAGAGCAATACAATGGTTATAGATTATCCCTGCGGCGTTGATCATCCGTTTCAGGTGTCTATTCCTTTTGTGTTCGTACAGCTTAAACTTTAGTGTAATCATGGCAATATTATATCAAAGTCGCCCTAGAAGGGCGAGGCTTTAAACCCATTTCTTTGGTAACTTGAACTCAAATCAGCCCCAAAATATGGGAAAATAGAATTTGTCTACTACAGCATCTTCCTGTCAATAAACCAGGTGGTAGGGGCGCAAGGCCTTGCGCCCCTACGAGGCTCTGTCAGCAAAGCTGCTAGTTTAAAGCGGGTGAAACCAGAGCAGCAAGAAACCCTTGCCCCCTATTTCGATCATCTAATTGAGCAATTAAAGCAATTTCGTTAATCGTTACAGATATTATTTACCAATTAAAGCGGGCGGGGAAAATTTAAATTTCCCCCGCCCACTTGATGTATATAGGATTGCGGTCAGCTTTCCGATACAGATGGAGTTTAATTTTCAGTCAAGGGACGGATGCCAATAATTTTGGCGCCTAAGCGAGTAATGCGTCGCATTTCATCATTCATCCGGCTATAGGGGACTTGCAGCAGAATCGTACCGCTATTGCGAACCGGATAACTATTGTTCTGAGTTTGGTCGTTCTGCCGTAATCCTTCTACTTCATAGACAAAAACGCGATTGTCTGAGGTTGAATTTGACGCTCTGGTCAATGCGGATTGTCCCAACATGATAGTTTTATTTCCTATTGTGCTAAAGTGATACTGGCAACTTTACCGCCCAGCTTGTTAATTTGCTGAAGGGTATTGGATAGCTGCTCGTAGGGGACGATGAACTCTTTATTGCTCCGACGAACTTTCGGATATCTAGGCAAACTGATAGCCGTAACTTCAATTCGGTAGAGACCCGAGGTAGAGCCTTGGGAGGATCTGCCAAAAGTGCGGCTGGGTGCAGTTCCTTTGACGGAGGGTAGGTAAGCCCAACCTTCAGTGCCACCGGAAGGAGCGACAATTGCAGAGGCACTATTTTTAGCTAGGTCCACTGCTAAACGAGAATTCGCACCAGCTAGCTGGGAGCGATCGCTATTAGCATAGCCGCGATAAAGACGGAACATCCGTGTGAAACCAACGGTTCTCTGACCTACTCCTGTGGTTACGAAGTCACGGTAGTAGGGGACGATCGCATCTCCAAAGTAAGCGTCATATTCAGCAGAGTCGATATAGGAATCGATATCTGCGTCGAAGCCTTGATTTTGGTAGCGGTCGAGATGCTCAATCACTTCCGACTCATCGTAGGGAGCGCGTCCGAGCAAATGTTTGATGTTCAATTCAATTACCCGAGTTTGAAAATTCGGATAAAGGAATTTGGTTTTGTATAATTCAGATTTGGCAACCGCCCGAACAAAATCCCGGACACTGAGTTTACCATTGACCAGCAACGACTCCAAGCTAGTGAGACGTTCTGATTGCATCAGGTAGTCGTTGCCTAATACCTGACGATAAACTGCCCAAATGACAGTTTTGGCATCTTCTGCTGTCCAATTTGGACGCAGTTCAACCCGGGGTGTTCCCTCAAAAGCCGTAGTTCCTAAACGAGATGCTGCGGTTGTAATTGCCACGAATAGCTCTCCTTGTAGACTTGATGTTGCAAAATTGATCGGTTCAGGCAGGAGAAATATTGATCACCCGACTACCCCGCTGATTCAGGCGTTGTAGGGTGGCTGAGAGTTGGTCGTATGCTACCAAATACTCACTCATACTACGTCGTATCTGGGTGATTCGTCCTCTATCTGCTTGCATAACTCGCACTCGGTAAAGCTGTCCGCGATCGCCTGCGACAGTTCCCGCAAGTCCCCGTCCGAAGTTCGGAGTTTGAATCGGACTAGCTAAATTTAACGCGAGATCTTGGGTTAACCAAGCAGCTTTATTTTTACCTTGGGCGCGATCACTATTAGCATACCCCCGATAGATCTGAAACATCCGGCTGAAGCCTACTGTTTTTTGTCCCGGTTGAGTTTCAAATCCCCGATAATAGGGAACAACCGATTCTCCAAAGTTTTCTTGATATTCGAGTGAATCAATATAGGAATTGATTTCTGCCTCGTATCCTTTTTGCGTATAGAGATTGACATGGTAGGCAATCTCTGCTTCATCGTAGGTAGCACGACCAAGCAGATGCTTGTAGTTCAATTCGATGAAGCGGACTTGAGGCGTAGAGTGAAAGAATTTTTGCCGATATAGTTCAGATTGCACCAGGGCCCGGACAAAATCCCTAACAGTAATGTTACCTTGCTGCAATAACGATTCTGCACTGGTGAGGCGTTCGCTTTCCATCAAGTGATCATTGCCAAACACTTGACGGTAGGCAGCAAGAATCACTGCTTTTACATCCTCATTTGCCCGCAATTCTGTAGGAGGTGTGCTTGCAAATGGCTCAAATCCTAGCTGACTGGCTGCTGTAGAACTAGTCATCACTGAATTTCCTTAATTTCAACAGGTCTTAAAACCTAACCCCCAATCGCTGTTAATCATAAAAAACATGCCCAGAACCCCAAAAAACTGCCCATGCTAGAAAATTAGCATTCACAGCCTTCAGTTGTTCTGGGCAAAAGGAAAACCCTAGCTTAGGGCGTTGATGGCATAGTCAATGTAGGAATTTGCTTCTACAGCAGGATCGCCACTCAATCCATGATTGGCTTTGATGTACTTGAGAGCTTCAACGTACCAGCTGGGAGACAGATCAAAGGTACGGTTGATTTCTGTCAAACCACCAATCAGGTAGTCATCCAAAGGACTTGTACCGCCTGCAATTAGACAGTAGGTGACGATGCGAATGTATTGACATACTCCCCGGCGTGAACGCACGGGGATTCTTCACGCTTCATTGACAGATACTACCGAAGTAGGTTTACTCCGTCTCGACGTGCATTTAGAGTCGTGGCAATGCCCTATCCCGACTTTTTCTATATTCTTGGCAGCATTTCCATCGCGCTCATGTTCAGTCCCGCAATTTAAGCACTTAATCTGGCGCACCTTTAAATCAAGTTTGCCCCACTTAAAACCGCATTCAGAACAGACTTGACTAGTTGGTTCCCATCGACTAATGACATGGAAAGTTCTATCATATTTTGCCGACTTAGCCTCGCATTGTGTCCGAAACTCACGCCAACCCTGCAAACTAATTACTCTTGAAAGTTTGCGGTTTTTAACCATCCCAGACACATTCAAATCTTCTAAAACAATAGCTTGGTTTTCGCTAACAATCTTAGTTGATAATTTGTGCAGAAAGTCTCTGCGGGTGTCGGCGATTTGGTTATGACGTTTTGCGATTTGAATCCGGGTTTTGTCCCGCCGCTTTGAATCTTTATGTTGTCGTGCTAATTTCTTTTGTAGTTGGCGAATTTTCCTGTCAAGCTTTTTATAGCTAGGACTTTCAGCTTTTTCACCATTACTCATTACCGCAAAAGTCTTGATACCTAAATCAATCCCGATAGCGCCAGCGTTAGCGACGCAGGAGCGTCTAGTTTGGCTTTTAGTATCAAGGCTGACAGGCTCAATATCAACCACAAAACTTAAAAAATAGCGATTAGCACAATCTTTAATAATAGTAACTGAGCTAGGTTCACAAGGTAATTGCCTAGACCAAATTGGATTAACATTTCCAATCTTGGCTAGGTACACCACCTCTTTACTAATAGAGAAACCGCCACGAGTAAGACGCGCAGACTGTTGATTCGTTTTCTTTTTAAATCTAGGGCTACCTAGTTTCTTGCCTTTTCTTTTGCCTTTTAGGGAATCAAAAAAGTTCTTATAAGCAGTTCCTAAATCCGCGACTGATTGCTGCAACGCAATGCTAGCTACGCTACTAAGCCAAGAACGCTGCTCAGTCTTTTTACTTTGGGTTAATACTAATTTTTGCAGATCCCCATTGCTAGGAAGTTTCTCGGACTGTTTGCACAAAGCCAAAGCATCATTCCAAACTACCCGCACACACCCAAACAACTGAGCTAGGCTCGTTCGTTGTTGATCTGTTGGATAGAATCGGTATTTATATCTGGCTTTCACGGCTTTGTGTTATAGTTTGTCTGTATCTATAACATAACTTGGTCTGTAAAAAATGTCAAGCGATCTTCGTCGCGAAAGACACAGTGTTACAGACTTAAAACTTCACTTGGTCTGCGTTACTAAATATCGATTGCCTATACTCACCAACGTGAGTCTTGCTTTGATTGAAAAGTCATTTAGCGAAGTATCTGAAAAGATGAATTTCAAAGTACAGGAACTTAACGGGGAGGTAGACCACGTACACGTATTAATTGAATATCCTCCTAAATTGTTTATCTCTCAGATAGTGAACGCGCTCAAATGGGTTTCGAGTCGTCGCTATGGACAAGAGGGATTTAAGAAACCGCTAGGAAAAGACGCTTTATGGAGTCCTTCTTATTTTGCCTCTTCAGTAGGCGACGCACCCTTGGAGGTACTAAAAAGATATATACAGAATCAATTAAAGCCGTCCTAGAAGGACGGGGCTTTTACCCATTTTTTCGGTAACATAGCGCAGAATGATGTCCATATCGCGCAAGCAAGCAGCCATGCGACGGTGGGTATAAGCATTACCACCAGGTGCAATCAACTGGGGTTGTTCGTCAAACAAAGAACGTGCTGCATTAGCCACGATTGTGGATGCATTGCCGGTAATCCGGTTAACAACATCCATCCGTTTTGTACCAGCAGCTACCAAATCCTTTAATGCATCGATTTCTGCGTCGGTGACGTATGAGCCTCGGGTATCAGCTTGGGAAACTACTTTGGTAAAAGCGTCAAGCATTCCAACATCTCCTAATAATTATTAATATGCTGTGGATTCAAATTCGGTTCAAAAACTGTGTCTTGATTTGAATAAGCATGATTGATTGAGATATAATTCCGCTATTATCAGTAAACAGGCGAACAGTCACCAGCAAGTTAAACTCGCTTGACAATAACGGTAATTTAATCTTTGCACTGTCACCTAGTTCTGATACACTAAGGTTACAGCCATAAATCAATACTACTAATATCCACAACAACCATTTTTTTAAGACTTACAAGTCCAGATAATTAAATGGCTGATGATCAAGTTCTCACAAACTGAACCTTCTGCTTCAAGGGCAAAGAGTTCAGCGGTTTTTTGAACCTAAATTTGATTAAAGCAATCCGTTTGTGCAAATTTTGTGCAATTTTAATTTTCTTGCCGGATAATTGGTTAAAAAATATTAAGCAAATGCTGAAACCCTGTGATATCAAGGATTGTTTGTATTTTGCTTTTGTCTTGAGTCTTAATTTCTCGTTACATCTGGTTACATTTGTTAACTAAATCGCCGTAAGTCCCCCACTGAAAACGTAGTGGTGGGAAGTTGGTTGAGATTGATAGATGGTTCCCTGAGATTTTTACAGACACATGAGATCTGCAAGGTACCCCAAAAATCTAAAATCCAAAACTTGTACTGAGCGTTCGCGCAGCGTCCCGCAGGGAAGTCGTTGGCGTAGCCTCTGTCTACGACACGCTACGCGAACGCAGAGAAGTATCCAAAATCTAAAATTCGGAGGGGGAAGCAGGGGAAGCAGGGGAAGCAGACCCATGTAGGTTGGGTTGAGGAACGTAGACCCGCAGGGGCGAAGCACAGGCTAACCCAACATTTGGCGGGTTTGTTGGGTTGAGGCTTTGCGAAACCCAACCTACAATTTTCCTTAACTGAACCGTATTGAGATATGAGTTAACCTACGCAGTATTGAGGGTGGGTGGAATTTTTTATTTGTCAGTGTCCATTAGCAGTCACTAATGAGATGATAAAGTAACCAGAGAAAAAGATCAGGGCTAAACCCCAGTCTCGTCTTCTGGCTGCAGGATAGCATCACAGTACCGGACTAAAGTACTCAGGCGATCGCCAATGGTCTGTAGTCTAGTTTGTACAGTAGCAGCTTGTCTTGCCCCTTGGTAAAACATTACGTCTATTTCCAATAGGCGCAATTGCTTGCTCATCTCCGTCCGATAAGATTGTTCGTGCGAGTTAGACTCGGCTATTGGTACAATCTGCTCCTGAAATAATTCCTTTAAGGAGGCTAAACGCCGTTGTAATTGGGTTGCATCTATTTGGGTAGTGGTGACATCGGAGCGGAATTGCTCTAGGGAGTTTGCCAAAGCCTGATATTTTTCTTTATTTAGAGACATCCAGTGCCAGTTGAGATAGTATTAATGTCAAGAAAATTTTCTTCTACAATAAACTTTCTTAACCTGTTTTTAGAACCAGAAGCCTCAAATAGGACTTTGAGGTTTTATTTTCCAGACATGTATTTGCCCAATTATGAACCTTGAAATTCGCACTGGATGATTACCATCGGCATTTCGGGCATTATCCGCATTCAGCCTTTCCTATCCGTCTGTGAGTTACAGCATCTTTTATAGGCCATGCTGTCATTTGTCTATCTCTGATCTCTGACTTAATCCAACGATCACCTCTATTCCCTTTTGTATGAGTAGCACAGTTATCAATTCCACCATGAATCTTCCACTTCCGGAATGGCTACACAAATGTTTAAACGAGTCATCAGGAACTAGTGGCGAAGTGGAAGATGAGCGACGGTATAGCGATGCAGCATTGATTGGTCGAGCATTTGAATTTGCTTATCAACTGCATGAAGGTCAATATCGCAAATCGGGAGAGCCATACATTTTTCATCCCCTGGCAGTGGCAGGATTGCTACGTGATTTAGGAGGCAGTTCTGCTATGATAGCAGCTGGATTCCTACATGATGTAGTGGAAGATACAGAAATTACCATTGAACAAATAGAAGAGCGCTTTGGTCCTGAAGTACGGCAATTAGTCGAAGGTGTCACCAAGCTTTCTAAAATCAATTTTAAAAGCAAAACTGAAAGTCAAGCCGAAAACTTCCGGCGGATGTTTTTGGCAATGGCCCAAGATATTCGCGTCATTGTGGTGAAATTGGCTGATCGTTTGCATAATATGCGAACCTTACAAGTAATGCCAGAGGAAAAACGTCGCCGCATTGCTCAAGAAACGCGAGATATCTTTGCTCCCCTAGCCAATCGTTTGGGAATCTGGCACTTTAAATGGGAATTGGAAGATTTAGCATTTAAGTATTTAGAACCGGAAGCTTTTCGCCAAATTCAGCAGCATGTTGCCGAAAAACGGACGGCGCGAGAAGAAAAACTCGCCAAAGCTACGGAAATTATCCGGCAGCGTTTACAGCAAGCCGGAATTAAATGCCTCGATATCAGCGGTCGTCCCAAACACCTTTATAGTATCTACCAAAAAATGCAGCGGCAGCAAAAAGAATTTCACGAAATTTATGATTTAGCAGCCCTGCGAATTATTGTCCAAACAAATGAGGAATGCTATCGTGCTTTGGCAGTGGTTCACGATGCTTTTCGTCCGATACCTGGTAGATTTAAAGATTACATCGGACTACCTAAGCCTAATCGTTACCAATCATTGCATACAGGCGTCATTGGGCTAACCGGTCGTCCTTTAGAGGTGCAAATTCGCACACAGCAAATGCACCATATTGCTGAGTATGGGATCGCAGCTCATTGGAAGTATAAAGAAACAGGGGGATCTAACACCACTCATTTGACCTCATCTGATGAAAAATTTACCTGGTTGCGGCAGTTATTAGAATGGCAAAGTGATTTAAAAGATGCCCAGGAATACTTAGATAGCGTTAAAGATAACTTATTTGAAGACGACGTTTATGTATTCACGCCTAAGGGGGATGTTGTACCTTTAAGTCCTGGTTCTACGAGTGTGGATTTTGGCTATCGCATTCATACCGAAGTCGGAAACCACTGTGCAGGGGCGCGGGTAAATGGGCGGATAGTCCCCCTGTCCACAAGGCTGCAAAATGGTGATATTGTGGAGATTATTACGCAAAAGAATAGCCATCCCAGTTTGGATTGGTTAAACTTTGTCAGAACCTCGGCAGCAAAATATCGCATTAAACAATGGTACAAGCGATCGCGCCGGGAAGAAAATGTTGCCCGTGGTCGGGAATTGCTAGAAAAAGAACTAGGTAAAAACAGTTTTGACAACTTCCTCAAGTCAAACACCATGCAGACTGTGGCAGA
The Gloeotrichia echinulata CP02 DNA segment above includes these coding regions:
- the patD gene encoding heterocyst frequency control protein PatD, which encodes MSLNKEKYQALANSLEQFRSDVTTTQIDATQLQRRLASLKELFQEQIVPIAESNSHEQSYRTEMSKQLRLLEIDVMFYQGARQAATVQTRLQTIGDRLSTLVRYCDAILQPEDETGV
- a CDS encoding bifunctional (p)ppGpp synthetase/guanosine-3',5'-bis(diphosphate) 3'-pyrophosphohydrolase translates to MSSTVINSTMNLPLPEWLHKCLNESSGTSGEVEDERRYSDAALIGRAFEFAYQLHEGQYRKSGEPYIFHPLAVAGLLRDLGGSSAMIAAGFLHDVVEDTEITIEQIEERFGPEVRQLVEGVTKLSKINFKSKTESQAENFRRMFLAMAQDIRVIVVKLADRLHNMRTLQVMPEEKRRRIAQETRDIFAPLANRLGIWHFKWELEDLAFKYLEPEAFRQIQQHVAEKRTAREEKLAKATEIIRQRLQQAGIKCLDISGRPKHLYSIYQKMQRQQKEFHEIYDLAALRIIVQTNEECYRALAVVHDAFRPIPGRFKDYIGLPKPNRYQSLHTGVIGLTGRPLEVQIRTQQMHHIAEYGIAAHWKYKETGGSNTTHLTSSDEKFTWLRQLLEWQSDLKDAQEYLDSVKDNLFEDDVYVFTPKGDVVPLSPGSTSVDFGYRIHTEVGNHCAGARVNGRIVPLSTRLQNGDIVEIITQKNSHPSLDWLNFVRTSAAKYRIKQWYKRSRREENVARGRELLEKELGKNSFDNFLKSNTMQTVAEKCNYHSVEDLLAGLGYGEITLNLVLNRWREVAKAQQPIVTTPLLPTKESASAKALRDASFSSRTTDSPIIGVEGLVYHIAGCCTPIPGEAIIGVVTRGRGISIHRQGCNNLESVEYERLVPVTWNPAAETRSRPQTYPVNIQIEALDRVGVLKDILSRLSDQGINVRHAQVKTAIGQPALMDLGIDIRDRPQLEQVFTQIKKMSDILNIHRVGQIDE
- the tnpA gene encoding IS200/IS605 family transposase, producing the protein MSSDLRRERHSVTDLKLHLVCVTKYRLPILTNVSLALIEKSFSEVSEKMNFKVQELNGEVDHVHVLIEYPPKLFISQIVNALKWVSSRRYGQEGFKKPLGKDALWSPSYFASSVGDAPLEVLKRYIQNQLKPS